In the Gemmatimonas sp. genome, one interval contains:
- a CDS encoding phosphoglycerate kinase, giving the protein MTTRTIRDLSAADLAGKRALVRVDFNVPLDEAGAVSDDTRITAALPTITTLLDQGAKVVLLAHFGRPKGAPEAKYSLAPIAARLTRLLPRPVHFLGETVGATAVAATHALPNGEVLLLENTRFLAGEEQNDDALSQQLAELGDLYVNDAFGAAHRAHASTAGVAKYCRPAVAGLLMETELAYLGGALAAPARPFVAILGGSKISGKIDVVEALLPKVDHLLIGGAMACTFFRAMGCETGNSLVEPDRLEMAKDLLARAGHKLVLPVDAVIAPSMDAGSAARVVGRESIPAGEAMFDIGPASVEQYRTLIESARTVLWNGPMGVFEKPPFDAGTFAVARAMAVATDHGATTIIGGGDSAAAVAEAGLESKMSHVSTGGGASLEFLEGKELPGVSALDRR; this is encoded by the coding sequence ATGACGACTCGCACCATTCGCGATCTCTCCGCTGCCGACCTTGCTGGCAAGCGCGCCCTCGTGCGCGTCGACTTCAACGTGCCGCTCGACGAGGCCGGTGCGGTCAGCGACGACACGCGTATCACAGCCGCGCTGCCCACGATTACGACGCTGCTCGATCAGGGCGCGAAGGTCGTGCTGCTGGCGCACTTCGGACGGCCGAAGGGAGCGCCCGAGGCCAAATATTCGTTGGCGCCGATTGCTGCTCGCTTGACGCGGTTGCTGCCGCGCCCCGTGCACTTCCTAGGCGAGACGGTCGGCGCCACTGCCGTGGCGGCCACGCATGCGCTTCCCAACGGGGAAGTGCTCTTGCTCGAGAACACGCGTTTCCTCGCCGGTGAAGAGCAGAACGATGACGCGCTCTCGCAGCAGCTTGCCGAGTTGGGTGATCTGTACGTGAACGACGCGTTCGGTGCGGCGCATCGCGCGCATGCCAGCACCGCCGGCGTGGCGAAATACTGCCGGCCGGCCGTCGCGGGATTGCTGATGGAAACCGAACTCGCGTATCTGGGCGGCGCGCTCGCGGCTCCCGCGCGTCCATTCGTGGCCATTCTCGGCGGATCCAAGATTTCGGGTAAGATCGACGTCGTGGAAGCCCTCCTGCCCAAGGTCGATCACCTGCTGATCGGCGGAGCGATGGCGTGTACCTTCTTTCGCGCGATGGGCTGCGAAACCGGCAACTCGCTGGTGGAGCCCGATCGACTCGAGATGGCGAAGGACCTGCTGGCACGCGCTGGACACAAGCTGGTGCTTCCGGTCGATGCCGTGATCGCGCCGTCGATGGACGCGGGAAGCGCCGCGCGCGTGGTCGGTCGCGAGTCTATTCCAGCCGGCGAGGCCATGTTCGACATCGGCCCGGCCAGCGTGGAGCAGTACCGCACCTTGATCGAGTCGGCGCGCACCGTGCTGTGGAACGGACCGATGGGCGTATTCGAAAAGCCACCGTTTGACGCAGGCACCTTCGCGGTGGCGCGGGCGATGGCGGTGGCCACCGATCATGGTGCCACCACGATCATCGGTGGCGGCGACTCCGCCGCGGCGGTGGCGGAGGCTGGACTCGAGTCGAAGATGTCGCATGTGTCGACCGGCGGCGGCGCCTCGCTTGAGTTCCTCGAAGGGAAGGAGCTTCCCGGCGTTTCCGCGCTCGATCGTCGCTGA
- the secG gene encoding preprotein translocase subunit SecG, with translation MYTFLLTLLILDAIILAIAVLLQSGKGGGLAASFGGASSSSDSVIGTRQAGNLLTKASWWCGGVFLGLAFILQIMSSRGTAPKSVLDKLATPTAPSSAPAGGAAPAAPLTQQPAAPAAPTAPAKQP, from the coding sequence ATGTACACGTTCCTGCTGACTCTGCTCATTCTCGACGCGATCATTCTCGCGATCGCCGTGCTCCTTCAGTCCGGTAAGGGCGGTGGGTTGGCGGCGAGCTTCGGCGGGGCCAGCTCGTCGTCTGACTCCGTGATCGGTACGCGTCAGGCGGGCAACCTGCTCACGAAGGCAAGCTGGTGGTGTGGCGGTGTGTTCCTCGGCCTCGCGTTCATCCTCCAGATCATGTCCTCGCGTGGCACAGCGCCCAAGTCGGTGCTCGACAAGCTGGCAACACCCACAGCGCCGTCGTCCGCCCCCGCCGGTGGCGCTGCTCCCGCCGCGCCGCTGACGCAACAGCCCGCCGCTCCGGCCGCGCCGACGGCACCCGCCAAGCAGCCGTAA
- the gap gene encoding type I glyceraldehyde-3-phosphate dehydrogenase — translation MAIRVGINGFGRIGRQVLRAAKQQGVADLDFVAINDLTDTATLAHLFKYDSVHGRYDGDVSHDAESITIDGDRIRILAERDPAKLGWGEMGVDIVLESTGRFTVAADAKKHMDAGAKKVIISAPATNEDITIVMGVNSDKYDPASHHIISNASCTTNCLVPMVKIIRDNFGFVHGSMVTIHSYTNDQSILDLPHKDLRRARAAAVSMIPTTTGAAKATSLVIPEVKGKIDGIAVRVPTPDVSLTDLTCVVERKVTKEEVNAAFKSASETSLVGIVGYSEVPLVSIDYVGDPHSCTLDALSTIVIDGTLVKISGWYDNEWGYSSRCVDMLRFVGARL, via the coding sequence ATGGCTATTCGCGTAGGCATCAACGGCTTCGGCCGCATCGGCCGCCAGGTGCTTCGCGCCGCCAAGCAGCAGGGCGTCGCTGACCTCGACTTCGTTGCCATCAACGACCTCACCGATACCGCCACGTTGGCGCACCTGTTCAAGTACGACTCGGTGCACGGGCGGTACGACGGTGACGTCAGTCATGATGCCGAGAGCATCACGATCGACGGCGATCGCATCCGCATTCTTGCCGAGCGTGACCCGGCCAAGCTGGGCTGGGGCGAAATGGGCGTCGACATTGTCCTCGAATCGACCGGCCGCTTCACCGTGGCCGCCGATGCCAAAAAGCACATGGACGCGGGCGCCAAGAAGGTCATCATCTCGGCACCGGCCACGAACGAAGACATCACGATCGTGATGGGCGTGAACAGCGACAAGTACGATCCGGCGTCGCATCACATCATCTCCAACGCGTCGTGCACGACCAACTGTCTCGTGCCGATGGTCAAGATCATCCGTGACAACTTCGGCTTCGTGCATGGATCGATGGTCACGATCCACAGCTACACGAACGATCAGTCCATCCTCGATCTCCCGCACAAGGACTTGCGGCGTGCCCGCGCGGCCGCGGTGTCGATGATCCCGACGACGACCGGTGCCGCGAAGGCTACGTCGCTCGTGATTCCGGAAGTAAAGGGCAAGATCGATGGTATCGCCGTGCGCGTGCCGACACCCGATGTGTCGCTCACCGACCTCACCTGCGTCGTCGAGCGCAAGGTCACGAAGGAAGAAGTCAATGCGGCGTTCAAGAGCGCTTCGGAGACCTCTCTCGTTGGCATTGTGGGCTACAGCGAGGTGCCGCTGGTCTCCATCGACTATGTCGGCGATCCGCATTCGTGCACTCTCGACGCGCTCAGCACGATCGTCATCGACGGCACGCTCGTGAAGATCTCCGGCTGGTACGACAACGAGTGGGGCTACTCGTCGCGCTGTGTCGACATGCTGCGCTTCGTCGGCGCTCGCCTCTAA
- a CDS encoding phosphoribosyltransferase family protein has translation MSPRDEPRGRAARPVMAIARAARDTARGMVDLLLPSACAICRALHRADADGIVCQACLARVVRLSWPQCGRCGQPRLSPSIPLPVEATPSGVIPPCRWCGRLAPTIRAVRSVCRMDEGTGAALVHALKYDGWHAVAKPMARRMARLEWPPDVVRERTALVPVPLSITRQRARGYNQAERLASALSTEWRIPVWADVLERNRDTRSQVRLTPSERASNVSGAFVATGRALARLRGAHIVLVDDVITTAATINAAAQALADGGARIISCVTFGRAPEPGDRAVSDYDFIRN, from the coding sequence ATGAGCCCTCGCGATGAACCGCGCGGCCGTGCCGCGCGCCCGGTCATGGCGATCGCGCGGGCGGCGCGTGACACGGCCCGCGGCATGGTCGACCTGCTGTTGCCATCGGCGTGCGCCATCTGCCGGGCGTTGCACCGGGCGGACGCCGATGGCATCGTCTGTCAGGCGTGCCTGGCGCGGGTGGTGCGCCTGAGTTGGCCCCAGTGTGGACGCTGCGGGCAGCCGCGGCTGTCGCCCTCGATTCCGTTACCGGTCGAAGCCACCCCCTCGGGCGTGATCCCGCCCTGTCGTTGGTGCGGCCGACTCGCGCCGACCATCCGTGCCGTGCGCTCCGTGTGCCGTATGGACGAGGGGACGGGCGCAGCGCTGGTCCATGCGCTCAAGTACGACGGCTGGCACGCCGTCGCGAAACCGATGGCCCGACGCATGGCGCGTCTGGAATGGCCGCCTGATGTGGTGCGCGAGCGCACGGCACTCGTCCCGGTACCGCTGTCGATCACCCGGCAGCGTGCACGCGGCTATAATCAGGCGGAACGGCTCGCCAGCGCCCTCTCGACCGAATGGCGGATACCAGTATGGGCCGACGTACTCGAGCGCAATCGCGACACCAGATCGCAGGTGCGGTTGACACCATCGGAGAGGGCAAGCAACGTTTCCGGTGCGTTCGTGGCCACAGGCCGCGCTCTCGCCCGTCTCAGGGGGGCACACATCGTGCTGGTGGATGATGTGATTACCACTGCGGCGACGATCAACGCGGCTGCCCAGGCTCTCGCCGATGGCGGCGCTCGCATCATCTCCTGTGTGACATTCGGACGGGCGCCTGAACCGGGTGACCGTGCCGTTTCTGACTACGACTTCATCCGGAACTGA
- the tpiA gene encoding triose-phosphate isomerase — MHHKPVIAANWKLNHGPTDAKAFLQRFLAQAPKMNDRTLIFFPSALTVTTVADGLRERPDIWVGVQNVHSEAQGAFTGENSVLMARDVGARVVLVGHSERRHVFGESDEMTTKKMALICQARLVPMLCVGETLDEREAGATASVVERQLTAGLAELDDSQAAGIMLAYEPVWAIGTGRTATPEDASAIHSVLRAALGSRLGEKAAAGVPILYGGSVNRGNAATLLAAPDVDGLLVGGASLDADSWASIVRS; from the coding sequence ATGCATCACAAGCCCGTCATCGCCGCCAACTGGAAGCTCAATCACGGCCCAACCGACGCGAAAGCGTTTCTCCAGCGCTTCCTCGCGCAGGCGCCGAAGATGAACGACCGCACGCTGATCTTCTTTCCATCGGCCCTCACGGTGACGACGGTCGCGGATGGATTGCGTGAACGACCGGACATCTGGGTCGGCGTGCAGAACGTGCACTCGGAAGCGCAGGGCGCGTTCACTGGTGAGAACTCGGTGCTCATGGCGCGCGACGTCGGCGCCCGTGTGGTGCTGGTCGGTCACTCCGAGCGTCGGCACGTGTTCGGCGAATCGGACGAGATGACGACGAAGAAGATGGCGTTGATCTGCCAGGCCCGTCTCGTGCCCATGCTCTGTGTCGGTGAAACGCTGGACGAGCGGGAGGCCGGGGCTACGGCGTCGGTGGTCGAGCGGCAGCTGACGGCTGGCCTGGCCGAGCTGGACGACAGTCAGGCGGCAGGAATCATGCTCGCCTATGAGCCCGTGTGGGCCATCGGCACGGGTCGTACCGCCACACCTGAGGACGCCAGCGCTATTCACAGCGTGCTCCGCGCCGCCCTCGGCAGCCGACTCGGAGAGAAGGCGGCGGCCGGCGTTCCAATTCTGTACGGCGGGTCGGTCAACCGCGGGAACGCGGCCACGTTGCTGGCGGCCCCCGACGTCGATGGGCTGCTCGTAGGCGGCGCATCGCTCGACGCCGACAGCTGGGCGAGCATCGTCCGCAGCTGA